The following coding sequences are from one Leishmania braziliensis MHOM/BR/75/M2904 complete genome, chromosome 36 window:
- a CDS encoding putative tyrosine specific protein phosphatase, which yields MHKRLRKEKQRFDAHLRRLGERVYPTLEDGFDRELAKLRRVDEYVRSNLDEYYSASLGSSMVKNRFPNVKPNEGTIVHLNETSFQGDGAYINANYVDAREKFSVPFVYIATQSPMKNTVLDFWRMVYENDSAFIVMLCAVEENGKIKSETYWPLRGETYDMGMLTVTHVAESMQQNSVHRCLLLRSVRGDEKEVLHIQYLTWPDQGVPQSSVTLMEMINSIAKSPRSTRSPIVVHCSGGVGRTGVFIGLHIALAQFQLGLVNISIPRIVGYLKTCRSGMVGRRDQYIFLYYAVQREMERMILSQKAGVNLLDSRPRLATPAVTRADPAPTPMTSPLIMPIPVPVRGWHRTSIFTLFRSSKSVRPTDLRSASIRTPKHRNAEADVAAMENYLQRAGSSPCSGRSPNMSHTGDRSSPMEALHHACRQTSFSSKSLFIPVPHEPNMHCRQVGTSRSSTSHTSETTTPVFRSTSLLQEELARLQQVNRVKRFSPSLACGIGGS from the coding sequence atgcACAAAAGGCTACgcaaggagaagcagcgcttTGACGCACACCTCCGCCGACTTGGCGAGCGTGTTTACCCCACCCTCGAAGATGGGTTCGATCGGGAGCTAGCGAAGCTGCGCCGTGTCGACGAATATGTCCGGAGCAACCTGGATGAATACTACAGCGCCTCCCTTGGTTCGAGCATGGTGAAGAACCGCTTCCCCAATGTGAAGCCAAACGAGGGCACAATCGTGCACCTGAACGAGACCAGTTTCCAAGGAGACGGCGCGTACATCAATGCCAACTACGTCGACGCACGCGAGAAGTTCAGCGTGCCGTTTGTGTACATCGCGACGCAGTCGCCAATGAAAAATACCGTGCTGGACTTTTGGCGCATGGTGTACGAGAATGACTCGGCCTTTATTGTGATGCTCTgtgcggtggaggagaatGGCAAGATAAAGAGTGAAACCTACTGGCCCCTGAGAGGCGAGACGTACGACATGGGGATGCTGACTGTCACCCATGTTGCGGAGAGCATGCAGCAGAACTCGGTTCACCGTTGCCTGTTGCTCCGCAGCGTTCGTGGTGACGAAAAAGAGGTGCTTCATATACAGTACTTGACTTGGCCGGATCAAGGGGTACCGCAAAGCAGCGTCACACTAATGGAGATGATTAATTCCATCGCCAAGTCGCCGCGTAGTACGCGGTCGCCGATCGTAGTGCACTGCTCCGGCGGAGTTGGGCGCACGGGTGTCTTTATTGGTCTGCACATCGCTCTCGCACAGTTTCAGCTTGGTCTGGTAAACATTAGCATTCCTCGCATTGTTGGCTACCTGAAGacgtgccgcagcggaaTGGTGGGGCGCAGGGACCAATACATCTTTCTCTACTACGCAGTGCAGCGCGAGATGGAGCGCATGATCCTATCTCAGAAAGCCGGCGTCAATCTGCTTGACAGCCGACCACGCTTGGCAACCCCAGCGGTGACCCGCGCCGACCCAGCTCCGACGCCGATGACTTCCCCACTGATCATGCCCATCCCCGTCCCAGTCCGAGGATGGCACAGGACCTCCATCTTCACGCTGTTCCGCTCCTCGAAGTCAGTCCGCCCCACCGACCTTCGCTCTGCGTCAATCCGGACCCCCAAACACCGAAATGCAGAGGCCGATGTGGCTGCCATGGAGAACTACCTGCAACGCGCAGGATCGTCGCCCTGCTCGGGACGTAGCCCAAACATGAGCCATACGGGCGATCGCTCCTCTCCTATGGAGGCCTTACATCACGCATGTCGCCAAACCTCATTCTCATCAAAATCACTCTTCATCCCAGTGCCGCATGAACCGAACATGCACTGCCGTCAGGTTGGTACCTCTCGATCAAGCACGAGCCACACGTCGGAGACCACAACACCAGTGTTTCGGTCCACGTCACTTCTGCAAGAGGAGCTCGCGCGACTGCAGCAGGTCAATCGCGTGAAGCGCTTCTCTCCGTCGTTGGCCTGCGGCATTGGTGGCAGCTAG
- a CDS encoding putative phosphoribosylpyrophosphate synthetase: protein MEPCSSRNGSLRVVHGNANPKLAEDVCRYLSIPVTASRVGSFANGETIVKILESIRGDDLFVIQPTCGNSTGTNVNQAVMELLLIIHTLKLSSARRVIAVIPHYGYARQDRKHTGRVPISASAVARMVTEMGVNGVVTMDLHCGQIQGFFHGCPVADLSPSSEFAEYVKQKNFTPNSLVVVAPDAGAVSRARRMGDRIGASRIVTILKRRVVANQVESMQLVGEVEGCVCIIVDDMIDTAGTLCKAAEVLKEYGAKEVHAYATHGIFTDPACERLTQCDALVEVVVTDSIPQEESRQKCKKIKVISIAKLLADAIYRMHSEESLETVGHPEHFMPKHGDDLQPLESLVEEDEWSRHNE from the coding sequence ATGGAACCGTGCAGCAGTCGCAACGGCTCCCTCCGCGTAGTGCACGGCAATGCAAACCCGAAGCTCGCCGAGGACGTGTGCCGCTACCTCAGCAtccctgtcaccgccagccGCGTCGGAAGCTTTGCTAACGGGGAGACGATTGTGAAGATTCTCGAGTCCATTCGTGGTGACGACCTCTTCGTCATTCAGCCCACCTGCGGCAATAGCACCGGCACGAACGTGAATCAGGCGgtgatggagctgctgctaATCATTCACACCCTGAAGCTGTCGTCAGCGCGTCGCGTGATCGCCGTGATTCCGCACTACGGGTACGCTCGCCAAGACCGCAAGCACACAGGCCGCGTGCCGATCAGCGCATCCGCCGTGGCACGGATGGTGACGGAGATGGGCGTCAACGGCGTCGTGACAATGGACCTGCACTGCGGCCAGATTCAAGGCTTCTTCCACGGATGTCCGGTAGCCGACCTCAGCCCCAGCTCCGAGTTCGCCGAGTACGTCAAGCAGAAGAACTTCACTCCGAACAGTTTGGTGGTTGTGGCACCAGACGCCGGCGCGGTGAGCCGGGCACGCCGCATGGGCGACCGCATTGGCGCCAGTCGCATTGTCACAATTCTGAAGCGCCGCGTCGTGGCTAACCAGGTCGAGTCGATGCAGCTGGTCGGAGAGGTTgaagggtgtgtgtgcatcaTTGTGGATGACATGATCGACACGGCCGGCACGCTGTGCaaggcggcggaggtgctgaagGAGTACGGAGCAAAAGAGGTGCACGCCTATGCGACGCACGGCATCTTCACCGACCCTGCGTGTGAGCGCCTCACGCAGTGCGATGCGCTTGTCGAGGTGGTGGTTACAGATAGCATTCCGCAGGAGGAGTCTCGCCAGAAGTGCAAGAAGATTAAGGTCATTTCCATCGCAAAGCTGCTTGCCGACGCCATTTACCGCATGCACTCGGAGGAGAGCCTCGAGACGGTGGGGCATCCGGAGCACTTCATGCCAAAGCACGGAGATGACCTACAGCCGCTCGAGTCACTCGTAGAGGAGGATGAGTGGTCGCGACATAACGAGTAA
- a CDS encoding putative NADH dehydrogenase, translated as MLRNTMLRLANPNVVVLGTGWAGCYAAHHLNPKLCNIQVISTRNHMVFTPLLPQTTTGTLEFRSVCEPITNIQPALAKLPHRFLRSVIYDVDFDEKQVKCVGIGVVGGSKNVPVNTFSVSYDYLIMAHGAKPNTFNIPGVEERAFFLREVTEARGIRKRLVQNIMAANLPTTSIEEAKRLLHTVVVGGGPTGIEFAANLADFFREDIKNVNTSLLPHCKVTVLEAGEVLGSFDATLRRYGQLRLKQLGVEIRKTAVVNVTDKQVFTKSGEVLPTGLVVWSTGVGSGPITKALKCDKTSHGRISIDDHLRVLRDSKPIPNVFAAGDCAASNEKPLPTLAAVASRQGRYIGKEINNLLKGKQMTKPFVYRSLGSMASIGSHSAIVSLGEKLKLDLNGYAALWVWKSAYLTILGSIRSKLYVIVNWAGSQIFGRDITYIADLTEDRTYSALAVEEVSKEVSRTEPDQMLCAGKTETTYTSAMHKESATKESLPGKLGESTRLTPHGQTTEDSREAQAAAAATPATPQEKV; from the coding sequence ATGCTGCGCAACACGATGCTGCGGCTGGCGAACCCAAACGTGGTGGTGTTAGGCACGGGTTGGGCCGGCTGCTACGCCGCTCACCACCTCAACCCCAAGTTGTGCAACATTCAGGTCATCTCAACCCGAAACCACATGGTATTCACCCCACTACTGCCGCAGACGACGACTGGTACGCTTGAGTTCCGCTCCGTGTGTGAGCCCATCACCAACATTCAGCCTGCTCTTGCAaagctgccgcaccgcttCCTCCGCAGCGTCATCTACGACGTGGATTTCGACGAGAAGCAAGTAAAGTGCGTCGGCATCGGCGTTGTTGGCGGCTCGAAGAACGTGCCAGTTAACACCTTCAGCGTCTCATATGACTACCTCATCATGGCCCACGGTGCCAAACCCAACACGTTTAACATCCCTGGTGTGGAGGAAAGGGCATTCTTCCTGCGTGAGGTGACCGAGGCCCGCGGCATCCGCAAGCGCCTCGTGCAGAACATCATGGCTGCCAACCTTCCGACCACCTCgatcgaggaggcgaagcggctgctgcacacggTAGTGGTGGGTGGCGGGCCGACTGGTATCGAGTTTGCCGCCAACCTCGCCGACTTCTTCAGGGAGGACATCAAGAACGTCAACACCTCACTCCTGCCTCACTGTAAAGTAACAGTGCTGGAGGCAGGCGAAGTGCTGGGCTCTTTTGACGCCACGCTGCGGCGGTACGGCCAGCTCCGGCTGAAGCAGCTGGGCGTCGAGATCCGTAAAACAGCCGTAGTGAATGTCACAGACAAGCAGGTATTCACCAAGTCAGGCGAGGTGCTGCCGACGGGGTTGGTGGTGTGGAGCACCGGCGTCGGCTCGGGTCCGATAACCAAGGCCCTGAAGTGCGACAAGACAAGTCATGGACGCATCTCTATCGACGATCACTTGCGCGTTCTGCGCGATAGCAAGCCGATCCCGAACGTGTTTGCCGCTGGCGACTGCGCAGCCAGCAACGAGAAGCCGTTGCCAACGCtggccgccgtcgcctcgCGCCAGGGCCGCTACATTGGGAAGGAGATCAATAATTTGCTCAAGGGAAAGCAAATGACGAAGCCGTTTGTGTACCGCAGTTTGGGAAGTATGGCCTCCATCGGCAGCCACTCCGCCATTGTCTCACTCGGCGAAAAATTGAAGCTTGACCTGAACGGGTACGCGGCGCTCTGGGTGTGGAAGAGCGCCTACCTGACGATCCTCGGCTCGATCCGTAGCAAGCTCTACGTGATTGTGAACTGGGCCGGCAGCCAGATATTCGGTCGCGATATCACGTACATCGCCGACCTCACGGAGGACCGTACGTACTCTGCCCTGGCAGTGGAAGAGGTGTCGAAGGAGGTGAGCCGCACGGAGCCTGACCAGATGCTATGCGCTGGGAAGACAGAAACCACCTATACTTCTGCCATGCACAAGGAAAGTGCTACCAAGGAATCCCTGCCTGGAAAGCTTGGGGAGTCAACGCGACTGACCCCACATGGACAAACCACCGAGGATTCTCGGGAGGCtcaagcagcagccgctgccacgccggCCACACCACAAGAGAAAGTGTAG
- a CDS encoding putative branch point binding protein has product MPKETVSRWSESRYTNLQVPSYVPSEALMHEDGQFLRAFLLRVLANDMQRMLATNTCAAYFRNIPLEPEYDASGNRTNTPENVVMEKRLRVMDDISKLLRTYVERAEYAANKSKDINRRIYFTAEQIETGDFGALIGPRGLVHQQLEKETNCHIVLVGRGITNPLKDTNPNAAAMALEDPHVRITATTEEDLQTAAERIEWILSDEPEAVEFRENNRRRMAQVDGRYDPRTWMTAAEKRKKAAAEKAAAAGDDEAGAEKGRKRVREEAPIEEEDTELNEFLEDL; this is encoded by the coding sequence ATGCCGAAGGAGACCGTATCGCGGTGGAGCGAGTCGCGCTATACGAACTTGCAAGTACCGAGCTACGTTCCCTCTGAAGCCCTCATGCACGAAGATGGGCAGTTTCTGCGCGCCTTTCTTCTCCGTGTGTTAGCGAATGATATGCAACGCATGCTCGCCACCAACACGTGCGCTGCGTACTTCCGCAACATCCCACTGGAGCCGGAGTACGACGCGAGTGGAAACCGCACCAACACGCCTGAGAATGTGGTGATGGAAAAGCGACTGCGTGTCATGGACGACATTAGCAAGCTCCTGCGCACTTACGTGGAACGGGCCGAGTACGCGGCCAACAAGTCCAAGGACATCAACCGTCGCATCTACTTCACAGCGGAGCAGATCGAAACGGGCGACTTCGGTGCTCTCATCGGCCCGCGGGGCTTGGTGCATCAGCAACTGGAGAAGGAGACAAACTGCCACATCGTGCTGGTTGGGCGTGGCATCACCAATCCGCTAAAGGACACAAACCCGAATGCGGCCGCCATGGCGCTGGAAGACCCACACGTGcgcatcaccgccaccacggaaGAGGATCTGCAAACCGCTGCCGAGCGCATCGAGTGGATTCTGTCCGATGAGCCGGAGGCAGTCGAGTTCCGGGAGAACAACCGCCGCCGCATGGCCCAGGTGGACGGCCGCTACGATCCGCGTACGTGGATGACAGCGGCGGAGAAACGGAAGAAGGCAGccgcggagaaggcggctgcagcgggcgacgacgaggcgggGGCGGAGAAGGGTCGAAAACGggtgcgcgaggaggcaccgattgaagaggaagacaccGAGCTCAACGAGTTTCTCGAAGACCTGTAG
- a CDS encoding putative selenophosphate synthetase translates to MSHKRPQSSAEESNGTADLKKPRFDPISLGLPAEFQLTDYTRLKGCSCKLPQPKLLALLQEVSTTPGQEDVGMDCSIVPLHHTNSKGEALFLVSTTDFFFPSVSDPFLQGQIGAANVLSDLYSMGISHCDTMLMLLAASTDMDEHERMVTTREIMKGFAERAQLAATTVTGGQTVMNPWPLIGGVAIAVVSEVEMVRPSGLLRAGDVLVLTKPLGCQVAVNLKQWLLRPTPLYEEAIAEHITPGEIEELYNMATDSMRRLNREGARLMGKHSAHGATDVTGFGILGHANNFGAAQNVGDAPRSLCLVLERLPMFKTAVAASKRMNDKYRLLEGYSAETSGGLLVAFPSTTAAEAFCAELTEADGGCPSWIVGRVEERATNAADGVYARLTDGYEIIEV, encoded by the coding sequence ATGTCCCACAAGCGACCGCAGTCCTCCGCAGAGGAGTCGAACGGGACGGCCGATCTCAAGAAGCCACGTTTTGACCCCATCTCTCTAGGCCTCCCTGCTGAGTTCCAGCTCACCGACTACACACGCCTAAAGGGGTGCAGCTGCAAACTGCCGCAGCCGAAGCTGCTGGCCCTGCTGCAGGAAGTCTCAACAACGCCTGGGCAGGAGGACGTCGGTATGGACTGCAGCATTGTGCCTCTGCACCACACGAACAGCAAAGGTGAGGCGCTGTTCCTCGTCTCTACAACGgacttcttcttccccaGCGTGTCGGATCCGTTCCTTCAGGGACAAATCGGGGCTGCAAACGTCTTGTCAGACTTGTACAGCATGGGCATCTCACACTGTGATACGATGCTGATGCTGCTCGCGGCTAGCACCGACATGGACGAGCATGAGCGCATGGTCACGACACGGGAAATCATGAAGGGTTTTGCGGAGCGGGCGCAgttggcggcgacgacggtcACAGGCGGGCAGACAGTCATGAACCCGTGGCCGCTGATCGGCGGGGTGGCCATAGCGGTTGTATCAGAGGTGGAGATGGTGCGACCAAGTGGTCTCTTGCGCGCTGGAGACGTATTAGTGCTGACGAAACCGCTGGGATGCCAGGTTGCCGTGAATCTCAagcagtggctgctgcggcccacCCCACTGTACGAGGAAGCCATCGCTGAGCATATCACTCCCGGCGAGATCGAGGAGCTGTACAACATGGCCACAGACAGCATGCGGCGCCTGAACCGCGAAGGGGCTCGGCTAATGGGGAAGCACAGCGCGCACGGGGCCACTGATGTGACCGGCTTTGGCATTCTGGGGCACGCAAACAACTTTGGCGCAGCTCAGAACGTCGGCGATGCGCCGCGCTCACTCTGCCTCGTACTGGAAAGACTACCGATGTTCAAGACTGCCGTGGCTGCCTCGAAGCGGATGAATGACAAGTACCGTCTCCTCGAAGGGTATTCGGCGGAGACGAGCGGCGGGCTGCTGGTGGCGTTCCCGAGCACCACTGCGGCGGAGGCGTTCTGCGCGGAACTCACGGAGGCCGATGGCGGGTGTCCGTCGTGGATTGTCGGGCGTGTAGAAGAACGCGCCACCAACGCTGCCGATGGCGTCTACGCCCGTCTAACAGACGGGTATGAGATTATTGAGGTGTGA
- a CDS encoding putative ubiquinone biosynthesis methyltransferase — translation MLRYTRLGRNMGLGDAYVKKVFDSVAPKYDMMNDILSLGIHRMWKKHFVEDCVCPLPGGKFLDIAGGTGDIAFRITDAICAREKSFGLVPKALDGTKVVVCDINAMMLKEGEKRAEREGYMDIDWVCASGEELPFEDEAFDSCTVSFGIRNFSDRPKALREAFRVLKVGGALNILEFSKVTCPLLSIPYDLWSYGFMPQAGRMLADEESYRYLVDSIRAFPDQETFAQAIRDAGFGYVRYENLTGGIACIHTGVKTTSIPIAPQTGFDMSPPKTSEVTSEVKPVPSSA, via the coding sequence ATGCTGCGCTACACAAGGCTTGGCCGCAACATGGGCCTTGGTGATGCCTACGTGAAGAAAGTCTTTGACTCTGTCGCGCCCAAGTACGACATGATGAACGATATTCTCTCTTTAGGCATTCACCGCATGTGGAAGAAGCACTTTGTTGAGGATTGTGTTTGCCCACTGCCAGGCGGCAAGTTCCTGGATATTGCGGGCGGTACGGGGGACATTGCCTTTAGGATCACTGACGCTATCTGTGCCCGGGAGAAGTCGTTCGGGCTGGTGCCAAAGGCTCTCGATGGCACGAAAGTGGTTGTGTGCGACATTAACGCAATGATGCTGAAGGAGGGTGAGAAGCGTGCGGAGCGTGAGGGCTACATGGACATTGACTGGGTCTGCGCAAGTGGCGAGGAGCTTCCGTTCGAGGATGAGGCATTTGACAGCTGCACAGTATCCTTTGGCATCCGAAACTTCAGCGACAGACcaaaggcgctgcgcgaggctTTTCGTGTTCTCAAGGTAGGTGGTGCGCTAAACATACTGGAGTTCAGTAAGGTGACTTGTCCGCTTTTGAGCATTCCTTACGATTTGTGGTCTTATGGCTTTATGCCGCAGGCGGGGCGCATGTTGGCGGATGAAGAGAGTTACCGCTATTTGGTCGATAGTATTCGAGCTTTCCCGGACCAGGAGACGTTTGCGCAGGCGATACGTGACGCTGGCTTTGGGTATGTCCGCTATGAGAATTTGACTGGTGGCATTGCTTGCATCCATACCGGGGTGAAGACCACCTCCATACCGATCGCCCCCCAAACTGGTTTTGACATGTCACCTCCAAAGACTTCAGAGGTGACATCTGAGGTGAAACCAGTGCCGAGCTCTGCATAG